A window from Nocardioides mesophilus encodes these proteins:
- a CDS encoding globin, with protein MTTPPDGQTFYDAIGGYPTIAKIVDRFYEQVAEDEVLRPLYPEEDLAPAAERFTLFLVQYWGGPNTYSERRGHPRLRMRHAPFKVNPEARDHWLACFRVGLDAAGLPPEQDAQFWDYVTHAAQFMVNSFED; from the coding sequence GTGACGACCCCTCCGGACGGCCAGACCTTCTACGACGCGATCGGGGGCTACCCGACGATCGCGAAGATCGTCGACCGGTTCTATGAGCAGGTCGCCGAGGACGAGGTGCTGCGACCGCTGTACCCCGAGGAGGACCTCGCGCCCGCGGCCGAGCGGTTCACGCTCTTCCTGGTGCAGTACTGGGGCGGCCCCAACACCTACTCCGAGCGCCGCGGGCACCCCCGGCTGCGGATGCGGCACGCGCCGTTCAAGGTCAACCCCGAGGCGCGCGACCACTGGCTCGCCTGCTTCCGGGTCGGCCTCGACGCCGCCGGCCTGCCGCCGGAGCAGGACGCCCAGTTCTGGGACTACGTCACCCACGCCGCCCAGTTCATGGTCAACAGCTTCGAGGACTGA
- a CDS encoding acetyl-CoA C-acetyltransferase: MLEAVIVSTARSPIGRANKGSLKDLRPDDLTATIIRAALDKIPGLDPRDIDDLYLGCGLPGGESGFNMGRIVAVMLGYDHLPGATITRYCSSSVQTTRMAFHAIKAGEGDVFISAGVETVSRFAKGTSDHLPGTVNPLFDEAQTRTRRTAEQGEGWHDPREDGNLPDAYIAMGHTAENVAKLRGLSREELDEFGVRSQNLAEKALAEGFWQREITPVTTPDGTVVSADDGPRAGVTMEAVAGLKPVFRPDGVVTAGNCCALNDGAAAVVVMSDTKAAELGLTPLARIVSTGVTALSPEIMGLGPVEATRQALGRAGMTIDDIDLVEINEAFAAQVVPSYQDLGIDLDRLNVNGGAIAVGHPFGMTGARLQNTMINSLQFHDKQTGLITMCVGGGQGMALVLERLS, translated from the coding sequence ATGCTCGAGGCCGTGATCGTCTCCACCGCCCGCTCCCCCATCGGCCGCGCCAACAAGGGCTCGCTGAAGGATCTGCGTCCCGACGACCTCACGGCGACGATCATCCGCGCCGCCCTCGACAAGATCCCCGGCCTGGACCCTCGCGACATCGACGACCTCTACCTCGGCTGCGGTCTGCCCGGCGGCGAGAGCGGCTTCAACATGGGCCGGATCGTCGCGGTGATGCTGGGCTACGACCACCTGCCCGGCGCCACGATCACCCGCTACTGCTCCTCCTCGGTGCAGACCACCCGGATGGCCTTCCACGCCATCAAGGCCGGCGAGGGCGACGTGTTCATCTCCGCCGGCGTGGAGACCGTCTCCCGGTTCGCGAAGGGCACCTCCGACCACCTCCCCGGCACCGTGAACCCGCTGTTCGACGAGGCCCAGACCCGGACCCGGCGGACCGCCGAGCAGGGCGAGGGCTGGCACGATCCGCGCGAGGACGGGAACCTGCCGGACGCCTACATCGCGATGGGGCACACGGCCGAGAACGTCGCCAAGCTGCGGGGCCTGAGCCGCGAGGAGCTCGACGAGTTCGGGGTGCGCAGCCAGAACCTGGCCGAGAAGGCGCTGGCCGAGGGGTTCTGGCAGCGCGAGATCACCCCGGTGACCACCCCGGACGGCACGGTGGTCAGCGCCGACGACGGCCCGCGGGCCGGGGTGACGATGGAGGCGGTCGCCGGGCTCAAGCCGGTGTTCCGCCCCGACGGCGTGGTGACCGCCGGCAACTGCTGCGCGCTCAACGACGGCGCCGCCGCGGTGGTGGTGATGTCCGACACCAAGGCCGCCGAGCTCGGGCTCACCCCGCTGGCCCGGATCGTGTCGACCGGCGTCACGGCGCTCTCCCCCGAGATCATGGGGCTCGGACCGGTCGAGGCCACCCGGCAGGCGCTCGGCCGGGCCGGGATGACGATCGACGACATCGACCTCGTGGAGATCAACGAGGCGTTCGCCGCCCAGGTGGTGCCGTCGTACCAGGACCTGGGGATCGACCTGGACCGGCTGAACGTCAACGGCGGCGCGATCGCGGTGGGTCACCCGTTCGGCATGACCGGAGCCCGGCTGCAGAACACGATGATCAACTCGCTGCAGTTCCACGACAAGCAGACCGGCCTGATCACCATGTGCGTCGGCGGCGGCCAGGGCATGGCCCTGGTCCTGGAGCGGTTGAGCTGA
- a CDS encoding YceI family protein has product MSIDTTQAAASTTAVPAGTWTIDPSHSEVGFTVRHLMTKVRGQFEKFEGAITTTDEVTGFRAEATIDLNSVNTRDANRDGHLRSADFFDVENHGPMTFRTTSFDGSTARGELTIKGVTNPVELDVEFLGVDVDAYGNTRIGYEASTEISRKAWGVDFQIPLDGGKVLVGDKVSVVLSIQGVLAQ; this is encoded by the coding sequence ATGAGCATCGACACCACCCAGGCCGCCGCCAGCACCACCGCCGTCCCGGCCGGCACCTGGACCATCGACCCCTCGCACTCCGAGGTCGGCTTCACCGTCCGGCACCTGATGACCAAGGTCCGCGGCCAGTTCGAGAAGTTCGAGGGCGCCATCACCACCACCGACGAGGTCACCGGCTTCCGCGCCGAGGCCACGATCGACCTCAACTCGGTGAACACCCGCGACGCGAACCGTGACGGGCACCTGCGCTCCGCCGACTTCTTCGACGTCGAGAACCACGGCCCGATGACCTTCCGGACCACCTCGTTCGACGGCAGCACCGCCCGGGGCGAGCTCACCATCAAGGGCGTGACCAACCCCGTCGAGCTCGACGTCGAGTTCCTCGGAGTCGACGTGGACGCCTACGGCAACACCCGGATCGGCTACGAGGCCAGCACCGAGATCTCCCGCAAGGCCTGGGGCGTCGACTTCCAGATCCCGCTCGACGGCGGCAAGGTCCTCGTCGGCGACAAGGTCTCCGTGGTCCTCTCCATCCAGGGCGTCCTCGCCCAGTGA
- a CDS encoding DUF5130 family protein has translation MAGGDAFSAAQRHEIDKAIRDAETMCRFEFSVYVGASDGETRPFAERLHAALVAPARSVLVMVDPAARIVEVVTGTEARRVLDDAEVRLAVMSMETAFAAGDLVGGIKRGVLQLAEHARRPTMLHAEQTP, from the coding sequence GTGGCCGGTGGTGACGCCTTCTCGGCCGCACAGCGGCACGAGATCGACAAGGCCATCCGCGACGCGGAGACGATGTGCCGCTTCGAGTTCTCCGTCTACGTCGGCGCGTCCGACGGGGAGACCCGCCCCTTCGCCGAGCGGCTGCACGCCGCGCTCGTGGCGCCGGCCCGGTCGGTGCTGGTCATGGTGGACCCGGCCGCCCGCATCGTCGAGGTGGTGACCGGGACCGAGGCCCGACGCGTGCTCGACGACGCGGAGGTCCGGCTCGCGGTGATGTCCATGGAGACCGCGTTCGCCGCCGGGGACCTGGTCGGCGGCATCAAGCGCGGCGTGCTCCAGCTCGCCGAGCACGCGCGCCGGCCCACGATGCTCCACGCGGAGCAGACTCCCTGA
- the ettA gene encoding energy-dependent translational throttle protein EttA, whose product MAEYVFTLRNVRKAHGDKVVLDNVTLSFLHGAKIGVVGPNGTGKSTLLKIMAGLDHASNGDAIRDPEATVGMLQQEPPLSEGRTVLENVEEAVGEIKGKLDRYNAISEELADPDADYDKLLGEMGELQTDLDHANAWDLDSRLDQAMDALRCPPPEVLVDNLSGGERRRVALCKLLLQQPDLLLLDEPTNHLDAESVQWLEGHLASYPGAVLAVTHDRYFLDNVASWILELDRGKAHPYEGNYSTYLETKKGRLQIEGAKDAKRAKMLERELEWVRSNPKARQAKSKSRLARYEEMAAEADRNRKVDLSEINIPAGPRLGDIVLEADHLTKGFGDRVLMHDLSFKLPRAGIVGVIGPNGVGKTTLFRMIMGEEKPDSGDLKVGQTVKISYVDQSRGGIDPNKNVWEVVSDGLDFIKVANFEMPSRAYIASFGFKGPDQQKKAGVLSGGERNRLNLALTLKMGGNMLLLDEPTNDLDVETLQSLEDALLEFPGCAVITSHDRWFLDRTATHILAWEGDDEDSGKWFWFEGNFASYEENKIERLGIDAARPHRVTHRKLTRD is encoded by the coding sequence ATGGCTGAGTATGTGTTCACTCTGCGCAACGTCCGCAAGGCGCACGGCGACAAGGTCGTCCTGGACAACGTCACCCTCTCGTTCCTGCACGGCGCCAAGATCGGCGTCGTCGGCCCGAACGGGACCGGCAAGTCGACCCTGCTGAAGATCATGGCCGGGCTCGACCACGCCTCCAACGGTGACGCGATCCGCGACCCCGAGGCGACCGTCGGCATGCTCCAGCAGGAGCCTCCGCTGAGCGAGGGGCGCACCGTCCTGGAGAACGTGGAGGAGGCGGTCGGCGAGATCAAGGGCAAGCTGGACCGCTACAACGCGATCTCCGAGGAGCTCGCCGACCCCGACGCCGACTACGACAAGCTCCTCGGCGAGATGGGCGAGCTCCAGACCGACCTCGACCACGCCAACGCGTGGGACCTCGACAGCCGGCTGGACCAGGCGATGGACGCGCTCCGGTGCCCGCCGCCGGAGGTGCTGGTCGACAACCTCTCCGGTGGTGAGCGGCGTCGGGTGGCGCTGTGCAAGCTGCTGCTCCAGCAGCCCGACCTGCTGCTGCTCGACGAGCCCACCAACCACCTCGACGCCGAGTCGGTGCAGTGGCTCGAGGGCCACCTCGCCAGCTATCCCGGTGCCGTGCTGGCCGTGACCCACGACCGGTACTTCCTCGACAACGTCGCCAGCTGGATCCTCGAGCTCGACCGCGGCAAGGCGCACCCCTACGAGGGCAACTACTCGACGTACCTGGAGACCAAGAAGGGCCGCCTGCAGATCGAGGGGGCCAAGGACGCCAAGCGCGCCAAGATGCTCGAGCGCGAGCTGGAGTGGGTCCGCTCCAACCCCAAGGCCCGGCAGGCGAAGAGCAAGTCGCGTCTGGCGCGCTACGAGGAGATGGCCGCGGAGGCGGACCGCAACCGCAAGGTCGACCTGTCGGAGATCAACATCCCGGCCGGTCCCCGGCTCGGCGACATCGTCCTCGAGGCCGACCACCTCACCAAGGGGTTCGGCGACCGGGTGCTGATGCACGACCTGTCGTTCAAGCTGCCCCGGGCCGGCATCGTCGGAGTGATCGGCCCCAACGGCGTCGGCAAGACCACGCTCTTCCGGATGATCATGGGGGAGGAGAAGCCCGACAGCGGCGACCTCAAGGTCGGCCAGACCGTCAAGATCTCCTACGTCGACCAGAGCCGCGGCGGCATCGACCCGAACAAGAACGTCTGGGAGGTCGTCTCCGACGGCCTGGACTTCATCAAGGTCGCGAACTTCGAGATGCCGAGCCGGGCCTACATCGCCTCGTTCGGCTTCAAGGGGCCGGACCAGCAGAAGAAGGCCGGCGTGCTCTCCGGCGGTGAGCGGAACCGGCTGAACCTCGCGCTCACGCTGAAGATGGGCGGCAACATGCTGCTGCTCGACGAGCCGACCAACGACCTGGACGTGGAGACCCTGCAGTCCCTCGAGGACGCGCTGCTGGAGTTCCCCGGCTGCGCCGTGATCACCTCGCACGACCGGTGGTTCCTCGACCGCACCGCCACCCACATCCTCGCCTGGGAGGGCGACGACGAGGACAGCGGCAAGTGGTTCTGGTTCGAGGGCAACTTCGCCTCCTACGAGGAGAACAAGATCGAGCGGCTCGGCATCGACGCGGCCCGGCCGCACCGGGTGACGCACCGCAAGCTCACCCGCGACTAG
- a CDS encoding mechanosensitive ion channel family protein — MPFLDVKPACEQTDGWCLWVEEQTHNIWLAKASDWLVVKPLVLLSLLVIALVVRWLVHRLIDRLAQRAAEGLPSPVLRHRGTGSAETTVAPAMVSGRRVQRAETMGSLLKSIASIVIFTITAITAIAEVGYPVGPLIASAGIVGVALGFGAQSLVKDFLSGIFMIFEDQYGVGDVVDLGEAVGTVEAVGLRVSRLRDVEGTVWYVRNGEILRVGNQSQNWARTVIDVPVSHEEDLYRVQDVLREVAHGVWEDEEFKPVIIEEPEVWGVQEMTPDWITVRVTLKTAPLEQWAVARELRERIKARFDVEGIELARPARVLIHREQRAHATLAATGPDVATGSTEG; from the coding sequence ATGCCCTTTCTCGACGTCAAACCCGCCTGCGAGCAGACGGATGGGTGGTGCCTGTGGGTGGAGGAGCAGACCCACAACATCTGGCTCGCCAAGGCCTCGGACTGGTTGGTGGTCAAGCCCTTGGTCCTGCTCAGCCTGCTCGTCATCGCGCTGGTGGTGCGCTGGCTGGTGCACCGGCTGATCGACCGGCTGGCCCAGCGGGCCGCCGAGGGGCTGCCGAGCCCGGTGCTGCGGCACAGGGGCACCGGCAGCGCCGAGACGACGGTGGCCCCGGCCATGGTCAGCGGACGTCGGGTGCAGCGCGCCGAGACGATGGGCTCGCTGCTCAAGAGCATCGCCTCGATCGTGATCTTCACGATCACCGCCATCACCGCGATCGCCGAGGTGGGCTACCCGGTCGGGCCGCTGATCGCCTCCGCGGGGATCGTCGGGGTGGCGCTGGGCTTCGGCGCGCAGAGCCTGGTCAAGGACTTCCTGTCCGGGATCTTCATGATCTTCGAGGACCAGTACGGCGTCGGGGACGTCGTGGACCTCGGGGAGGCCGTGGGCACCGTGGAGGCGGTCGGGCTGCGGGTCAGCCGGCTCCGCGACGTGGAGGGCACCGTCTGGTACGTCCGCAACGGCGAGATCCTCCGGGTCGGCAACCAGAGCCAGAACTGGGCGCGCACCGTCATCGACGTGCCGGTCTCCCACGAGGAGGACCTCTACCGGGTCCAGGACGTGCTGCGCGAGGTCGCGCACGGCGTCTGGGAGGACGAGGAGTTCAAACCGGTGATCATCGAGGAGCCGGAGGTCTGGGGCGTGCAGGAGATGACCCCGGACTGGATCACCGTGCGGGTGACGCTGAAGACCGCTCCCCTGGAGCAATGGGCGGTCGCCCGCGAGCTGCGCGAGCGGATCAAGGCGCGCTTCGACGTGGAGGGCATCGAGCTGGCCCGGCCGGCACGGGTGCTGATCCACCGCGAGCAGCGCGCGCACGCGACCTTGGCGGCGACCGGGCCGGACGTCGCGACCGGCTCGACCGAGGGCTGA
- a CDS encoding OsmC family protein, whose translation MATTRTATTHWEGSLMEGAGKVTLESSGIGTYDVSWPARAEAANGKTSPEELIGAAHSACYSMALSNMLAQNGTPPQSLDTKAEVTFQPGTGITGIHLTVNASVEGVDAAAFAEHAENAKKNCPVSQALTGTTITLDATLA comes from the coding sequence ATGGCGACGACTCGCACCGCCACCACCCACTGGGAGGGCTCCCTGATGGAGGGCGCCGGGAAGGTGACCCTCGAGTCCTCCGGGATCGGCACGTACGACGTGTCCTGGCCCGCGCGGGCCGAGGCCGCCAACGGCAAGACCAGCCCGGAGGAGCTGATCGGCGCCGCTCACTCCGCCTGCTACTCGATGGCGCTCTCGAACATGCTGGCGCAGAACGGCACCCCGCCGCAGTCGCTGGACACCAAGGCCGAGGTGACCTTCCAGCCCGGTACCGGCATCACCGGCATCCACCTGACCGTCAACGCCAGCGTCGAGGGCGTCGACGCGGCCGCGTTCGCCGAGCACGCCGAGAACGCCAAGAAGAACTGCCCGGTCTCCCAGGCGCTGACCGGCACCACGATCACCCTGGACGCCACGCTCGCCTGA
- a CDS encoding acyl-CoA thioesterase → MSHAYLCHVRFSDVDVYGHVNNVKYFEYYQEARLAFLTDLGGDDGSVVSTGGLVVARLDVDYKRPILFRPEPYVVRTWVEGIGRSSFVLIAEIHDEETLLSRSRAVMVAFDPAVQRSRPLEDKERVVLAAGRA, encoded by the coding sequence ATGAGCCACGCGTACCTCTGCCACGTCCGGTTCTCCGACGTCGACGTCTACGGGCACGTCAACAACGTCAAGTACTTCGAGTACTACCAGGAGGCGCGGCTGGCCTTCCTGACCGACCTCGGCGGCGACGACGGCTCGGTGGTCTCCACCGGCGGGCTCGTGGTCGCCCGGCTCGACGTGGACTACAAGCGGCCGATCCTGTTCCGGCCCGAGCCGTACGTCGTGCGCACCTGGGTCGAGGGCATCGGCCGGTCGAGCTTCGTGCTGATCGCCGAGATCCACGACGAGGAGACCCTGCTGAGCCGCTCCCGCGCGGTGATGGTGGCCTTCGACCCGGCCGTGCAGCGTTCTCGCCCGCTGGAGGACAAGGAGCGGGTTGTGCTGGCGGCCGGCCGCGCCTGA
- a CDS encoding MarR family winged helix-turn-helix transcriptional regulator encodes MTTETDAGIWLDTEQQHSWRAYLVGTTLLMDRLDRDLREQHDLSMPEYEIMVRLSESPDRTMRMAALADSLSHSRSRVTHTVSRMERSGLVDRRACVSDGRGVEAQLTEKGFSVLEEAAHTHVRGVRDYLVELSSEDDFRAVGRVFDAVSDRLLAGNEGLDIR; translated from the coding sequence ATGACCACCGAGACCGACGCAGGGATCTGGCTCGACACCGAGCAGCAGCACTCCTGGCGTGCCTACCTCGTCGGTACGACGCTGCTCATGGACCGGCTCGACCGGGACCTGCGCGAGCAGCACGACCTGTCGATGCCCGAGTACGAGATCATGGTGCGGCTCTCGGAGTCCCCCGACCGGACGATGCGGATGGCGGCGCTCGCGGACTCGCTGAGCCACTCCCGCAGCCGGGTGACCCACACCGTCAGCCGGATGGAGCGCAGCGGGCTCGTCGACCGGCGCGCCTGCGTCTCCGACGGCCGCGGGGTCGAGGCGCAGCTCACCGAGAAGGGCTTCTCCGTGCTCGAGGAGGCGGCGCACACGCACGTCCGCGGGGTGCGCGACTACCTGGTCGAGCTCTCCTCTGAGGACGACTTCCGGGCCGTGGGCCGGGTCTTCGACGCGGTCAGCGACCGGCTCCTGGCCGGCAACGAGGGCCTCGACATCCGCTGA
- a CDS encoding single-stranded DNA-binding protein, which translates to MSDTYVTLHGWVGSEVTFRDPNGISVVNLRVASTPRLKKDGKWVDGETTWYSVTAWRSLADNVRGSVKKGDAVIVHGRLRTEVWTREDGQPSSTLQIEASLVGHDLTRGTSIFLRTPKPERADTDVEQEVDQMIREVPDDLGPVDSWGNPREDQSSVEEPAA; encoded by the coding sequence ATGAGCGACACCTACGTGACCCTGCACGGCTGGGTCGGCAGCGAGGTCACCTTCCGCGACCCCAACGGCATCAGCGTGGTCAACCTCCGGGTGGCCTCGACGCCGCGGTTGAAGAAGGACGGCAAGTGGGTCGACGGGGAGACCACGTGGTACTCCGTCACCGCCTGGCGCAGCCTCGCCGACAACGTCCGCGGCAGCGTGAAGAAGGGGGACGCGGTGATCGTGCACGGTCGGCTGCGCACCGAGGTCTGGACCCGCGAGGACGGGCAGCCGAGCAGCACGCTGCAGATCGAGGCCAGCCTCGTCGGCCACGACCTGACCCGCGGCACCAGCATCTTCCTGCGGACCCCGAAGCCGGAACGGGCCGACACCGACGTGGAGCAGGAGGTCGACCAGATGATCCGCGAGGTCCCCGACGACCTCGGCCCGGTCGACAGCTGGGGCAACCCCCGCGAGGACCAGTCCTCGGTGGAGGAGCCCGCCGCCTGA
- a CDS encoding acyl-CoA thioesterase, with protein MARHIYHCPLRWADMDSLGHVNNVTYVDYLQEARVDMLRVHAPAQGGEELAEGVVVVRHEVEFVRPLVFRFAPVRIESWVSRVRAATFTMDYEILDVLPDGGRQVYLRASSVLTPYVFSQERPRRITAEEREVLATFLEPAATGGSPA; from the coding sequence GTGGCCCGACACATCTACCACTGCCCGCTGCGGTGGGCGGACATGGACTCCCTGGGACACGTGAACAACGTGACCTACGTCGACTACCTCCAGGAGGCGCGCGTCGACATGCTCCGCGTGCACGCCCCGGCGCAGGGCGGTGAGGAGCTGGCCGAGGGCGTCGTGGTGGTTCGCCACGAGGTGGAGTTCGTGCGCCCGCTGGTGTTCCGGTTCGCGCCGGTCCGCATCGAGTCCTGGGTCTCCCGGGTGCGTGCCGCGACGTTCACCATGGACTACGAGATCCTCGACGTGCTGCCCGACGGCGGGCGGCAGGTCTACCTGCGCGCGAGCTCCGTGCTGACGCCGTACGTCTTCTCCCAGGAGCGCCCCCGCCGGATCACCGCCGAGGAGCGCGAGGTGCTGGCCACGTTCCTCGAGCCGGCCGCAACCGGGGGGAGCCCCGCATGA
- a CDS encoding TraR/DksA family transcriptional regulator, with product MSDWDPAAALEDERRRTHERLAGLDDDYAGIVAASLDSNADDEHDPEGSTIAFERSQVGALVEQARRHLIEVDAALERLATGRYGVCDTCGTPIAPARLEARPTARTCITCAARR from the coding sequence ATGAGTGACTGGGATCCCGCTGCCGCGCTCGAGGACGAGCGCCGCCGCACGCACGAACGGCTGGCCGGCTTGGACGACGACTACGCCGGGATCGTGGCCGCCTCGCTGGACTCCAACGCCGACGACGAGCACGATCCGGAGGGCTCGACGATCGCGTTCGAGCGCTCCCAGGTCGGCGCACTGGTCGAGCAGGCGCGCCGGCACCTGATCGAGGTGGACGCCGCGCTGGAGCGGCTGGCGACCGGCAGGTACGGCGTCTGCGACACCTGCGGCACGCCGATCGCCCCGGCCCGGTTGGAGGCGCGGCCCACCGCCCGCACCTGCATCACCTGCGCCGCGCGCCGCTGA
- the pepN gene encoding aminopeptidase N, translating to MSLNGSALDPAAVYADSRIRLEDLAAENELRVVADMRYSHTGEGLHRFVDPADDRVYLYSQFEVPDSRRVFASFEQPDLKAVFTFTVKAPAHWKVVSVAATPAPVAAGDGTAVWRFPATERLSTYVTAIVAGEYHEVLDTYVGKHGEIPLGHYCRQSVAPYLDIEELVLITKQGFEFFEELFDYPYPFHKYDQLYVPEFNNGAMENAGCVTLRDEYLPRSRQARWFYEQRANTILHEMAHMWFGDLVTMKWWDDLWLNESFAEWAATHASTQATNYAEAWTGFANSRKNWAYRQDQLPSTHPIAADNHDLEAVEVNFDGITYAKGASALKQLVAYVGLEEFTAGLREYFKKHAFGNSEFSDLLGALEATSGRDLHSWAEAWLQTSGVNTLAAQFELDEQGAYRSFAVRQHAAAEFPTLRPHRIGIGLYDRVEGRLVRRTTVETDVVGELTEVAGLVGETQPDLLLLNDGDLSYAKIRLDDRSLVTVRDSVRVLDDSLARALCWSAAWDMTRDAEMAAGDFVTMVLGGLAAETDGTAVKQLPVYVQIAIEQLTHPTKRDALRTRWEQGLREILESAEPGSDNQLTFMKVFAGTTGKRIPPSSYSGAGRSPEAMRFMTGLLDGSVVLDGLDVDTDMRWTLLTALASTGAVDRARLEHELAQDHTSSGREKAAAAIAALPDAEAKEHSWRQGAVDEGVPNETQRHIAYIWDTAGQQELIAPYLEKYLTVADTIWEDLGTQIASTALEYMFPRVLTSQETLDRVDAWLESSSANPAAKRYVREGRADIVRALAAQAFDGPTEG from the coding sequence GTGTCCCTCAACGGGAGCGCGCTGGACCCCGCCGCGGTCTACGCCGACAGCCGGATCCGGCTCGAGGACCTCGCAGCCGAGAACGAGCTGCGCGTCGTCGCGGACATGCGCTACAGCCACACCGGCGAGGGCCTGCACCGCTTCGTGGACCCCGCGGACGACCGGGTCTACCTCTACTCGCAGTTCGAGGTGCCGGACAGCCGCCGGGTCTTCGCCAGCTTCGAGCAGCCGGACCTGAAGGCGGTCTTCACCTTCACCGTGAAGGCGCCCGCGCACTGGAAGGTCGTCTCGGTCGCTGCCACCCCGGCACCGGTCGCCGCCGGCGACGGCACCGCGGTGTGGAGGTTCCCGGCCACCGAGCGGCTGTCCACCTACGTCACGGCGATCGTGGCCGGTGAGTACCACGAGGTGCTCGACACCTACGTCGGCAAGCACGGGGAGATCCCGCTCGGCCACTACTGCCGCCAGTCGGTCGCGCCGTACCTCGACATCGAGGAGCTGGTGCTGATCACCAAGCAGGGCTTCGAGTTCTTCGAGGAGCTCTTCGACTACCCGTACCCGTTCCACAAGTACGACCAGCTCTACGTGCCCGAGTTCAACAACGGCGCGATGGAGAACGCCGGCTGCGTCACGCTGCGCGACGAGTACCTCCCCCGCAGCCGGCAGGCCCGCTGGTTCTACGAGCAGCGCGCCAACACGATCCTGCACGAGATGGCGCACATGTGGTTCGGCGACCTGGTCACCATGAAGTGGTGGGACGACCTCTGGCTCAACGAGTCGTTCGCCGAGTGGGCGGCCACGCACGCCTCCACCCAGGCCACGAACTACGCCGAGGCCTGGACCGGCTTCGCGAACAGCCGCAAGAACTGGGCCTACCGCCAGGACCAGCTGCCGTCCACGCACCCTATCGCGGCGGACAACCACGACCTCGAGGCCGTGGAGGTCAACTTCGACGGGATCACCTACGCCAAGGGTGCCTCCGCGCTCAAGCAGCTGGTGGCCTACGTGGGGCTCGAGGAGTTCACCGCCGGCCTGCGGGAGTACTTCAAGAAGCACGCCTTCGGCAACAGCGAGTTCAGCGACCTGCTGGGCGCGCTCGAGGCCACCTCCGGCCGCGACCTGCACTCCTGGGCCGAGGCGTGGCTGCAGACCTCCGGCGTGAACACGCTGGCCGCGCAGTTCGAGCTCGACGAGCAGGGCGCCTACCGATCCTTCGCGGTGCGCCAGCACGCGGCGGCGGAGTTCCCGACGCTGCGCCCCCACCGCATCGGCATCGGCCTCTACGACCGCGTGGAGGGCCGGCTGGTCCGCCGTACGACCGTCGAGACCGACGTGGTCGGCGAGCTCACCGAGGTCGCCGGTCTGGTCGGGGAGACCCAGCCGGACCTGCTGCTGCTCAACGACGGCGACCTCAGCTACGCCAAGATCCGCCTCGACGACCGCTCGCTGGTCACCGTGCGCGACTCGGTGCGCGTCCTCGACGACTCGCTGGCCCGGGCGCTGTGCTGGTCGGCCGCGTGGGACATGACCCGCGACGCCGAGATGGCCGCCGGGGACTTCGTGACGATGGTGCTCGGCGGTCTCGCCGCCGAGACCGACGGCACCGCGGTCAAGCAGCTGCCGGTCTACGTGCAGATCGCGATCGAGCAGCTCACGCACCCCACCAAGCGCGACGCGCTGCGCACCCGCTGGGAGCAGGGGCTGCGCGAGATCCTGGAGTCGGCCGAGCCGGGCAGCGACAACCAGCTCACGTTCATGAAGGTGTTCGCCGGTACGACGGGCAAGCGGATCCCGCCCTCGTCGTACTCCGGCGCCGGCCGCAGTCCCGAGGCGATGCGCTTCATGACCGGTCTGCTCGACGGCAGCGTCGTCCTCGACGGTCTCGACGTGGACACCGACATGCGCTGGACGCTGCTGACCGCGCTCGCCTCCACCGGGGCGGTGGACCGGGCCCGGCTCGAGCACGAGCTCGCGCAGGACCACACCAGCTCGGGCCGCGAGAAGGCCGCTGCCGCGATCGCCGCGCTTCCCGACGCCGAGGCCAAGGAGCACTCCTGGCGCCAGGGCGCGGTGGACGAGGGCGTCCCCAACGAGACCCAGCGGCACATCGCCTACATCTGGGACACGGCCGGCCAGCAGGAGCTGATCGCGCCGTACCTCGAGAAGTACCTCACGGTCGCGGACACCATCTGGGAGGACCTCGGCACCCAGATCGCCTCCACCGCGCTGGAGTACATGTTCCCGCGCGTGCTCACCAGCCAGGAGACCCTCGACCGGGTCGACGCCTGGCTCGAGAGCTCCTCGGCGAACCCGGCCGCCAAGCGCTACGTGCGGGAGGGCCGCGCCGACATCGTCCGGGCGCTGGCCGCCCAGGCGTTCGACGGCCCCACCGAGGGCTGA